In Amphiura filiformis chromosome 2, Afil_fr2py, whole genome shotgun sequence, one DNA window encodes the following:
- the LOC140137693 gene encoding uncharacterized protein isoform X2, which yields MWRVPDVMTAYQEDTMLKKTVFTRNISKMFPVVFFRLLLNSRVTELQHVSLSSPFIHTLLTMYSSLVELHCQAGLEADEQQHNTQYAMPLSLEFHLSCNKFLHNYITRCPVSLLQNLDQSVMHLCDEDITTLIRQRLRNM from the exons ATGTGGAGAGTGCCAGATGTGATGACTGCATACCAAG AGGACACTATGCTGAAGAAGACCGTGTTCACAAGAAATATTTCCAAGATGTTTCCTGTGGTATTCTTTAG GTTACTTCTCAACAGCAGAGTGACAGAACTACAGCATGTGTCACTGTCTTCACCGTTTATACACACGTTACTCACAATGTATTCATCATTGGTAGAGCTACATTGCCAGGCAGGGTTGGAAGCAGATGAACAACAACATAATACTCAATATGCAATG CCTCTCTCTCTGGAATTTCATCTGTCTTGCAACAAATTTCTTCACAACTACATCACCAGGTGTCCAGTTAGTCTCCTACAAAATCTTGACCAAAGTGTCATGCATCTTTGTGATGAAGATATTACAACATTGATACGGCAGAGACTAAGGAATATGTAG
- the LOC140137693 gene encoding uncharacterized protein isoform X1: MWRLSDVMTAYQEDTMLKKTVFTRNISKMFPVVFFRLLLNSRVTELQHVSLSSPFIHTLLTMYSSLVELHCQAGLEADEQQHNTQYAMPLSLEFHLSCNKFLHNYITRCPVSLLQNLDQSVMHLCDEDITTLIRQRLRNM; the protein is encoded by the exons ATGTGGAGACTGTCAGATGTGATGACTGCATACCAAG AGGACACTATGCTGAAGAAGACCGTGTTCACAAGAAATATTTCCAAGATGTTTCCTGTGGTATTCTTTAG GTTACTTCTCAACAGCAGAGTGACAGAACTACAGCATGTGTCACTGTCTTCACCGTTTATACACACGTTACTCACAATGTATTCATCATTGGTAGAGCTACATTGCCAGGCAGGGTTGGAAGCAGATGAACAACAACATAATACTCAATATGCAATG CCTCTCTCTCTGGAATTTCATCTGTCTTGCAACAAATTTCTTCACAACTACATCACCAGGTGTCCAGTTAGTCTCCTACAAAATCTTGACCAAAGTGTCATGCATCTTTGTGATGAAGATATTACAACATTGATACGGCAGAGACTAAGGAATATGTAG